The genomic stretch ATAAACTACCTTGGTACCATGGGCACCTTCAGGTACGTTTCGTACTATGACGTGCTCATGCAACGGGTGCCGGCGGAGTTATTTGAAGGCCGCATTGTCATGGTTGGCACTTCGGCCGCCGGGCTTGCCGACATCCGCCCGGTACCGTTCCAAGGTGCTTTTCCCGGGGTGGAGATCCACGCCACCATCATCCACAACATCCTCACGCAGCAGTACATCTTCCGGCCCAGCAAGGTGCTCATCTACCTCCTCGCCCTGTGCCTGGCGGTACTGGTGGCCGTCGCAGCGATGGTCCTGCGCCCGTGGTGGAGCGGTCCCCTGGCCCTTTTCATGAGCGCTGCGTATCTGACGCTTGCGTTCCAGCTCTTTACGCATTCTGCATTGTGGCTGGAGGTGGTGAGGCCACTAGCCACTCTCCTTTTCGGCTTTCTCGGCGTGTTTATCTACCGCTACGTCGAGGAAGAGCGGAGCAAGCGCAGAATCAAGGGCATGTTCCAGTATTACCTGTCCGCCTCGGTGGTGGAGGAGTTGATCAAAAACCCGGAGATGCTGAAGCTTGGCGGGGAACACCGCGTGGCTACCGCCTTCTTCTCGGACATCAAGGACTTTACCTCGGTTTCGGAGGGGCTAAGTCCAGAGGCACTGGTCACGCAGCTGAACGAGTATCTGTCAGCAATGACTGCCATCGTCTTCGCCCACCATGGCTTCTTAGACAAGTACGAGGGCGACGCCATCATGGCGGTCTTTGGGGTGCCGGTGCCGTTGGAGGAGCACGCCGTCAACGCGTGCCGCGCCGCCTTAGAAATGCAGCGGAAGCTGGTCGATTTGCGCCAGAAGTGGCAGGCAGAGGGCAAACCCCAGTTCCATGCTCGCATCGGCATCAACTCCGGGCCAATGATTGCCGGCAACATCGGCGGCGAGCAACGCTTCGACTATACGGTGATTGGCGATAGCGTGAACCTCGCCTCGCGCCTGGAGGGGGCCAACAAGAGCTATGGCACCAGCATCATGATCAGCGAGTTCACGCAGCAGATGCTCAACGGCAGGTTTGTGACGCGCGAGTTAGATCTGCTGCGCGTCAAAGGCAAGACCCTGCCCGTACGCGTGTACGAGCTGGTAGCCGAGCAGTACGAGGAACTTGAGGAGCGCCAGCTGCGCGCCTTAGACCTGTTTGCCCAAGGCCTTGCTGCCTATCGCGCACGCCAGTGGCAAGAGGCGCTACGAGCGTTTCGGGCAGCCCTGGAGCTTCAGCCCAACGACGGGCCCTCGCGGGTCTATTGCGAGCGGTGCGCGCTTTTCCTGGAAAGCCCCCCGGCCTCGGACTGGGACGGGGTGTTCGAGATGAAGACCAAATGAGTCCGGT from Calditrichota bacterium encodes the following:
- a CDS encoding CHASE2 domain-containing protein; translated protein: MSFWKWKTKGALPKVGVAGLLALIAVVAVGLVTELQLANIVESFEAKTLDWRYGQRLDRLARQRDGVPLDDIIIVDIDDRSLDKLGPFSQWPRTYHAQLIDYLTSGHASAIAFDVLFMEPSRDPSVDDSLAAATFRSDIVYHAMAFSAASPDIFLYAMTAPPEGFQSERYSFSFPGQVTARFPSAERMDGKIVRLYNAAAGIGFANFSPDDDSVIRRMPMFINFAGRQYPALSFAVVRGLLNLSADDIKLVPGKRIVLAPPGLPGKHLVIPIDKHGRMLINYLGTMGTFRYVSYYDVLMQRVPAELFEGRIVMVGTSAAGLADIRPVPFQGAFPGVEIHATIIHNILTQQYIFRPSKVLIYLLALCLAVLVAVAAMVLRPWWSGPLALFMSAAYLTLAFQLFTHSALWLEVVRPLATLLFGFLGVFIYRYVEEERSKRRIKGMFQYYLSASVVEELIKNPEMLKLGGEHRVATAFFSDIKDFTSVSEGLSPEALVTQLNEYLSAMTAIVFAHHGFLDKYEGDAIMAVFGVPVPLEEHAVNACRAALEMQRKLVDLRQKWQAEGKPQFHARIGINSGPMIAGNIGGEQRFDYTVIGDSVNLASRLEGANKSYGTSIMISEFTQQMLNGRFVTRELDLLRVKGKTLPVRVYELVAEQYEELEERQLRALDLFAQGLAAYRARQWQEALRAFRAALELQPNDGPSRVYCERCALFLESPPASDWDGVFEMKTK